In the Gossypium arboreum isolate Shixiya-1 chromosome 10, ASM2569848v2, whole genome shotgun sequence genome, one interval contains:
- the LOC108462270 gene encoding F-box protein At3g56470-like, whose product MLSKEKTIADVSSWANILDDLLRRIASLTASPRHHIRMTAVCRSWRASLTDQKINFPAVCLMLREGGNCGNYYFYSTLEEIFDELNLPELRGSRYWGSPFGWLVTHGFNCEIRLFNPFSRASFPLPKNHAFMEKLMLSINPEEPNSNCIVFAIYWGFLDRRYIAFAKPGDLAWRTLSYDGDDDDDGFKFLIDDAIYFKGNFYGCLNSGEIVLFEDLHGAHPKAVEFASRPPRFHGVRTCYLFALGENLCMTYRDPYDDDDDYEYKGYTIFKLDMDTKSWKRIYSLGDRSLFLGNCCTFTVAAADYPGCKPNCIYSTEESIHVEGIYIYDVEKNRDKDIGLEPFPISQRVEQILPSLSSPVWIIPYPL is encoded by the coding sequence ATGCTCTCCAAGGAAAAAACAATTGCAGATGTCTCAAGTTGGGCTAATATTTTGGATGATCTTTTGAGACGCATTGCAAGCTTGACTGCTTCCCCTCGACATCATATTCGTATGACCGCTGTCTGTCGTTCTTGGCGAGCTTCCCTCACGGATCAAAAAATCAACTTCCCTGCAGTTTGTTTAATGCTACGAGAGGGTGGCAACTGTGGCAATTATTATTTCTATAGTACATTGGAAGAAATCTTCGATGAGCTCAATTTACCGGAGTTACGAGGAAGTAGATATTGGGGAAGTCCTTTTGGTTGGTTGGTAACACATGGCTTTAATTGCGAAATTCGACTGTTTAATCCATTCTCAAGAGCTAGCTTTCCCCTTCCTAAAAATCACGCGTTTATGGAAAAACTGATGTTATCTATAAATCCCGAAGAGCCGAATTCTAATTGTATAGTTTTTGCAATTTATTGGGGTTTTCTCGATCGTCGATACATTGCTTTTGCAAAGCCCGGAGATCTAGCATGGCGTACTCTGAGTTACGACGGCGACGACGATGATGATggttttaagtttttaattgaTGACGCCATTTATTTCAAGGGTAATTTCTATGGTTGTTTAAATAGTGGTGAGATTGTTTTATTTGAAGACTTACATGGTGCTCATCCAAAAGCCGTGGAATTTGCCTCACGGCCTCCAAGGTTTCATGGTGTTCGCACCTGTTATCTATTTGCTTTAGGTGAAAATCTCTGTATGACATATCGCGATCCATATGATGACGATGACGATTATGAATACAAAGGTTATACGATTTTCAAACTAGACATGGACACTAAGAGTTGGAAGAGGATTTATTCATTGGGGGATAGGTCTTTGTTCTTGGGAAATTGTTGCACTTTCACTGTTGCCGCCGCTGATTACCCTGGTTGCAAGCCTAATTGCATTTACTCCACGGAGGAATCTATTCACGTCGAAGGCATCTACATCTATGATGTAGAAAAAAATAGGGACAAAGATATAGGCTTGGAGCCTTTCCCCATATCACAACGAGTAGAACAAATCCTCCCTTCTTTATCTTCTCCGGTTTGGATCATTCCATACCCTCTTTAA